Part of the Venturia canescens isolate UGA chromosome 2, ASM1945775v1, whole genome shotgun sequence genome is shown below.
ACTTCGATCAAGATCCCGTCAGATTCGAGCAGTATGATTCGCCACTCAAAGATCCGCCGATTCGAGTATGTTGTTGTTGCGGAGAGCAGAAAACGCCGGACACATGTGACACCAGCGATCGGGAAAAATCAACGGAACGAATCCCACAGAAacggcgagaaaaaaatgtttcggaGATGAAAAAGTCGAAATTACCCTACAAAGAGATCGAAGCGATAATAAAcaacaatcgagtggtgttgAGAATCCAAAAAATAGCAGTCCAAGATGAGTGGGACCCGCCCTGCGACTGCAATGACGAAAGTTTCAACGCGAATAAAGATTCGTTGGATGGCGATAGCAGGAGCGAGAATTCGTTGGCTTCCGCTTCTTACGGAGACGACGTTGTCTTCAGAAAGGTGGAAGACGATGCAAAACCGTCATCGGTTCTTCAAGAAAGTTTCCTCGAACCAGGAGGAACGCCCCGACGTACGATCACCGTTGTTTCCCATCCCAACGAGGAAAAACCACCGGCGATTCCTTCTATCAGCAACGATAATGACAAGAGGGAcaggaaggagaaaaaagatagAGCAGAACAACCGAAGGTTCTCGCGCGACCCATCGAACTCGAGGAAAATCCTAATTTGTTCATACTCAAAATAAGGAAGAAAAGCGACAGTTCCGAGGGCAGGGAA
Proteins encoded:
- the LOC122407315 gene encoding uncharacterized protein, with product MIIATRRCGCTLKNVKSEGERSGNRQNYFDQDPVRFEQYDSPLKDPPIRVCCCCGEQKTPDTCDTSDREKSTERIPQKRREKNVSEMKKSKLPYKEIEAIINNNRVVLRIQKIAVQDEWDPPCDCNDESFNANKDSLDGDSRSENSLASASYGDDVVFRKVEDDAKPSSVLQESFLEPGGTPRRTITVVSHPNEEKPPAIPSISNDNDKRDRKEKKDRAEQPKVLARPIELEENPNLFILKIRKKSDSSEGRENIDLEFRTPRPWLPKPKIIRRPKSRAVVKQPVPIPEEKIEVPDNVRVLKRASKGKQGKRKKGGKKGGKKKKK